One window from the genome of Streptomyces sp. NBC_01476 encodes:
- a CDS encoding YbjN domain-containing protein, with product MSIDPSSIPDFGGQPDPEQPGAAPSVVIPDQELVKQLLEQMELKYLVDEEGDLAAPWEEFRTYFMFRGEGDQAVFAVRTFYERQYSVDDKPHLHEVIDDWNRRTLWPKVYTHTHDDGSVRLIGEAQTVIGMGVSLEHFVSSTVSWVRASIEFDKWVGETLGLEKDADSAEGEGDGPAED from the coding sequence GTGAGCATCGATCCGTCCTCGATTCCTGATTTCGGGGGCCAGCCGGACCCCGAGCAGCCCGGAGCCGCCCCCAGCGTGGTCATCCCGGACCAGGAGCTGGTCAAGCAGCTCCTGGAGCAGATGGAGCTGAAGTACCTCGTCGACGAGGAGGGCGACCTGGCGGCGCCCTGGGAGGAGTTCCGCACCTACTTCATGTTCCGCGGTGAGGGCGACCAGGCGGTCTTCGCGGTGCGGACGTTCTACGAGCGTCAGTACAGCGTCGACGACAAGCCGCACCTGCACGAGGTGATCGACGACTGGAACCGTCGCACCCTGTGGCCGAAGGTGTACACGCACACCCACGACGACGGCAGCGTCCGGCTGATCGGCGAGGCCCAGACCGTGATCGGCATGGGCGTCAGCCTGGAGCACTTCGTCTCCAGCACGGTGAGCTGGGTGCGCGCGTCGATCGAGTTCGACAAGTGGGTCGGCGAGACGCTCGGCCTGGAGAAGGACGCGGACAGCGCCGAGGGCGAGGGCGACGGGCCCGCGGAGGACTGA
- a CDS encoding GNAT family N-acetyltransferase has protein sequence MASAPRALGFPAQTSALRPLTLDVDGDLHLRPLRESDKAAVTEAMTDPGILRWAAGLGVNAAPPDERARIWLLPRVSGWSIGTAPFGITDLAGGDLLGYVSLRDVNRTPGQAVAAYWVTPAARGRRVAARALNAVAAWAFAPTAQGGLGLHRISLDHSLTNEASCHVATAAGFRTEGTTRESFLDPEGIRHDSHVHGRLATDPRPPLTPPRA, from the coding sequence ATGGCTTCCGCACCGCGTGCGCTGGGCTTTCCGGCGCAGACCTCCGCCCTCCGCCCGCTCACCCTCGACGTCGACGGGGACCTCCATCTGCGGCCGTTGCGCGAGAGCGACAAGGCGGCGGTAACAGAGGCGATGACGGACCCGGGGATACTCCGCTGGGCCGCCGGCCTCGGTGTCAACGCGGCGCCGCCCGACGAACGGGCCCGGATCTGGCTGCTGCCGCGCGTCTCCGGCTGGTCCATCGGCACCGCGCCCTTCGGGATCACCGACCTGGCCGGGGGCGACCTGCTCGGCTACGTGAGCCTGCGCGACGTCAACCGGACGCCCGGCCAGGCGGTGGCGGCGTACTGGGTGACCCCGGCCGCCAGGGGCCGCCGGGTGGCTGCCCGGGCGCTGAACGCGGTCGCCGCATGGGCGTTCGCCCCGACCGCGCAGGGCGGTCTCGGCCTCCACCGCATCAGCCTCGACCACTCGCTCACCAACGAGGCGTCCTGCCACGTCGCCACCGCCGCGGGCTTCCGCACCGAGGGCACGACGCGTGAGTCCTTCCTCGACCCGGAGGGCATCCGCCACGACTCCCACGTCCACGGCCGCCTCGCCACCGACCCCCGCCCGCCCCTGACCCCACCCCGCGCCTGA
- a CDS encoding vWA domain-containing protein — protein MAIDYRKRPKAPAAAISLEKVADRAPGLVNLYKTAAVSLAKHRVSGRRAAVYLVLDRSGSMRPYYRDGSVQHLAEQTLALAANLDDDGVVPVVFFSTGIDGTAEISLDAYRNRINPLHESMGHMGRTNYHVAMQAVIDHYAASGATDPAFVVFQTDGSPTSKTAAEHVLCTAARLPIFWQFVGFGDDEFRFLHKLDDLPVPHTRVVDNAGFFAAGTTPTAISDPDLYDQLLNEFPQWLTAARDAGVLKN, from the coding sequence ATGGCCATCGACTACCGCAAGCGTCCCAAGGCGCCCGCCGCCGCCATCAGCCTGGAGAAGGTCGCCGACCGTGCTCCCGGCCTCGTCAACCTCTACAAGACGGCCGCGGTCTCGCTGGCCAAACACCGGGTCAGCGGCCGGCGGGCCGCCGTCTACCTGGTGCTGGACCGCTCCGGCAGCATGCGCCCGTACTACCGCGACGGCTCCGTACAGCACCTCGCGGAACAGACACTCGCCCTGGCCGCCAACCTCGACGACGACGGCGTGGTCCCGGTCGTCTTCTTCTCCACCGGTATCGACGGCACCGCCGAGATCAGCCTCGACGCGTACCGCAACCGCATCAACCCGCTGCACGAGTCCATGGGCCACATGGGCCGTACCAACTACCACGTCGCCATGCAGGCGGTCATCGACCACTACGCCGCCTCCGGCGCCACCGACCCGGCCTTCGTCGTCTTCCAGACCGACGGTTCCCCGACCTCCAAGACGGCCGCGGAGCACGTCCTGTGCACGGCCGCGAGGCTCCCCATCTTCTGGCAGTTCGTCGGCTTCGGCGACGACGAGTTCCGCTTCCTCCACAAACTCGACGACCTTCCCGTCCCCCACACCCGCGTCGTCGACAACGCCGGCTTCTTCGCGGCCGGCACCACCCCCACCGCCATCTCCGACCCGGACCTCTACGACCAGCTCCTCAACGAGTTCCCCCAGTGGCTCACCGCAGCCCGCGACGCGGGCGTCCTCAAGAACTGA
- a CDS encoding helix-turn-helix domain-containing protein, which produces MDAAKSWAEVGERIAEARLAAGLSQGDLATRIDLDRTAIVRIEAGDRRITALELFRLAEALGVPLAHLVSRPPQTLVSRRSALEETPDEASRDRYRLDARLEEHARRAQWLVDHGFLSPPVPDLTVQRTADTIDPVALATAARRAAGCPSGPLGAMADVLERMGLYLTAVDEEAEGASLLLQGYGVAVISGRAQPGRRRWTAVHELGHHLMQDEYHSDAGVAAGRDERERLIDQFVEEFLLPAADMRAFWRSQESAGTPRATMIDLSASYRISWSAVVRRARHLHLIDPDEARRYKADAPVRGDFLAAHGSQPIPDLEIGVTGTQWRQATLSAWSQGAVTAPRAVELLYGALTESELPGRNLEESLP; this is translated from the coding sequence ATGGATGCTGCGAAGAGCTGGGCCGAGGTCGGCGAGCGCATCGCTGAAGCGCGCCTGGCCGCGGGTTTGAGTCAAGGCGACCTCGCAACGCGGATAGACCTCGATCGCACCGCGATCGTGCGTATAGAGGCCGGGGACCGACGCATCACAGCTCTTGAGCTCTTTCGCCTGGCTGAAGCCTTGGGCGTACCGCTGGCTCACCTCGTGTCGCGTCCTCCGCAAACACTCGTCTCTCGCCGGAGCGCACTGGAGGAGACCCCGGACGAGGCATCGCGTGACCGGTACCGCCTGGATGCGCGGCTTGAGGAGCATGCTCGCCGCGCCCAATGGCTGGTTGACCATGGCTTCCTCTCCCCTCCGGTGCCTGATCTCACCGTGCAGCGCACAGCGGACACCATCGATCCCGTTGCTCTGGCCACTGCTGCTCGAAGGGCGGCGGGCTGCCCCTCCGGACCTCTGGGGGCAATGGCCGATGTCCTTGAGCGGATGGGCCTGTATCTGACCGCAGTGGACGAAGAAGCCGAAGGCGCGTCGCTGTTGCTTCAGGGTTACGGAGTGGCTGTGATCAGCGGCCGTGCGCAGCCGGGCAGGCGCCGTTGGACCGCAGTCCACGAGCTTGGGCATCACTTGATGCAGGACGAGTATCACAGTGATGCCGGCGTAGCGGCCGGGCGCGATGAGCGTGAACGTCTGATCGACCAGTTTGTTGAAGAGTTCCTGCTGCCTGCGGCCGACATGCGTGCATTCTGGAGAAGTCAGGAGTCCGCCGGCACGCCTCGGGCGACGATGATCGACTTGTCTGCCTCGTACCGGATTTCTTGGAGCGCTGTCGTTCGCCGGGCGCGCCACTTGCATTTGATTGATCCGGACGAGGCCAGACGCTACAAGGCGGATGCGCCGGTACGTGGTGATTTCTTGGCGGCCCACGGAAGCCAGCCGATTCCTGACCTGGAAATTGGCGTGACCGGGACGCAATGGCGGCAGGCGACTCTGTCCGCCTGGTCTCAAGGTGCTGTCACGGCGCCTCGGGCGGTCGAACTTCTTTATGGCGCCCTAACGGAGAGCGAGCTCCCCGGTCGGAATCTGGAGGAGAGTCTGCCGTGA
- a CDS encoding recombinase family protein: MSRTRPARGTTSHDVAGEPSAVYCRISQADDDDQTGVDRQERICREIAERRGLVINPAHVFVDNSRSAWSRKRKRPGWDRLLEDARDRGFRHIIAYHPDRLMRQPRDLEELLQVSDDHAITLHGEANRRDLSDPDDRFILRIEVAHACRSSDDTSRRLKSAMQDRAREGKPQGGVRRFGYAKGGMTIVEEEAEIVREVFDRYLKGEGAAPLAKDLHRRGIPTAGGKAWTAGSIRGLLDSRHVAGIRMHQGEEVGPGTWPAIIDAGVWAEVRARREFRSAAHKEALSRPRQWYYLLRGLVMCGRCGTLMSGTVKTAGPAYQCNRRGRNDEKKCSRAIVAPTLEDFVSDAAVKLLGELRVDGRLASSNLSEGVAEEVEDDQRQLAELNDMWTAKELSTAEYRKMRKEITDRIAKAQRKVVVRPMVLLDGLTGTGARAAWDAEEMTDERRNAVLRFLFSGVVIAEPKKLGRYMDWDRISIEQNPL, translated from the coding sequence ATGTCGCGCACCAGGCCCGCCAGGGGCACCACCAGCCACGACGTCGCCGGTGAGCCGTCGGCGGTCTACTGCCGCATATCCCAGGCGGACGACGACGACCAGACCGGCGTCGACCGCCAGGAGCGGATCTGCCGGGAGATTGCCGAGCGCAGGGGGCTGGTGATCAACCCGGCCCACGTCTTCGTGGACAACAGCCGCTCCGCCTGGAGCCGCAAGCGGAAGCGCCCCGGCTGGGACCGCTTGCTCGAAGACGCCCGTGACCGCGGCTTCCGGCACATCATCGCCTACCACCCCGACCGGCTCATGCGGCAGCCCCGCGACCTGGAGGAGCTGCTCCAGGTCTCCGACGACCACGCGATCACTCTCCACGGAGAGGCGAACCGGCGGGACCTCTCCGACCCCGACGACCGGTTCATTCTCCGGATCGAGGTCGCGCACGCCTGCCGGTCCTCGGACGACACCTCGCGCCGGTTGAAGTCCGCGATGCAGGACCGCGCTCGGGAGGGCAAGCCGCAGGGCGGTGTCCGGCGGTTCGGCTACGCCAAGGGCGGCATGACGATCGTCGAGGAGGAGGCGGAGATCGTCCGGGAGGTGTTCGACCGCTACCTGAAGGGCGAGGGCGCGGCCCCGCTCGCGAAGGACCTCCATCGCCGGGGCATCCCCACGGCCGGTGGCAAGGCCTGGACCGCCGGGAGCATTCGTGGCCTTCTCGACTCCCGGCACGTCGCCGGCATCCGCATGCACCAGGGCGAGGAGGTCGGTCCCGGGACCTGGCCCGCGATCATCGACGCAGGAGTGTGGGCGGAAGTGAGGGCTCGGCGCGAGTTCCGGTCGGCGGCCCACAAGGAGGCGCTCAGCAGGCCCCGGCAGTGGTACTACCTCCTACGCGGCCTGGTCATGTGCGGGCGCTGTGGGACGTTGATGTCCGGCACGGTCAAGACGGCGGGCCCTGCGTATCAGTGCAATCGTCGAGGGCGGAACGACGAGAAGAAGTGCTCCCGGGCGATCGTGGCCCCGACGCTGGAGGACTTCGTCAGCGACGCCGCCGTCAAGCTGCTTGGCGAGCTTCGGGTGGACGGTCGGCTTGCCAGCAGCAACCTCTCCGAGGGTGTGGCCGAGGAGGTGGAGGACGACCAGCGCCAGCTCGCCGAGCTGAACGACATGTGGACGGCGAAGGAGCTGTCCACGGCGGAGTACCGGAAGATGCGCAAGGAGATCACTGACCGTATCGCCAAGGCCCAACGCAAGGTCGTCGTCCGGCCGATGGTGCTCCTCGACGGACTCACCGGCACGGGCGCACGGGCCGCCTGGGACGCCGAGGAGATGACGGACGAGCGTCGCAACGCCGTGCTGAGGTTCCTGTTCTCCGGTGTTGTCATCGCCGAACCGAAGAAGCTCGGCCGCTACATGGACTGGGACCGGATCAGCATCGAGCAGAACCCGCTGTAG
- a CDS encoding PE-PGRS family protein: MAGGKDELMGLLQRAGLEVVGGRQIEEVLPPRAAWRPVISGSAKPTVAVRDDLPDLIAELNAQWHRLAADSGVMGEDGVFLIDVAGRWTGSAPRRWTRVRLTGQWDLAGVLGERPGQPEFVTLSTDGSVLIGVTTEEDEIWFTLLDHIAERQEAAARAAAQETPQERETAWAGLLQGPKPSTRLREKWAHGLALNLATPDDLRARLLGLSHYLLWRPLPTAVVEAAMAHPEWKLRQLLAEAQPNITAEQWGRLILGEQESRHRWILTMLAADRHAELSGSAYEQLATDPSARVREETARLPGLPVRILTALAADVDPSVRASACRRAWPHLDTPARHALLNDSSGKVRVEALLQYHQEHPMPRSVFETTEFTDRALGACRLEHGLAEHLAHHGNPAQRRSLAGNPHLEPDLVSLLSHDPDASVRSVVAVRSDLTEEQRASIPIDFDSRGHHYPLDWVMALHQDPDAMRRLAASTHPLVRRSVARAQHLPSDVVERLAGDEDRVVQLFLAESCDDAPADMLLRVWQWWTGSLSTPDRPHGHPNFPRRDLLRHADDANPRMRQLALDDPESTAVLVERFSRDSDEEVRHRAATDPRLTPESAVRLLDDPHERVRHAAAQHPSLPAQVLIRLLRDTDTAQTAARHPALPTTVMEQMLQWVQPSAAAGP; encoded by the coding sequence ATGGCGGGTGGGAAAGACGAGCTCATGGGGCTGTTGCAGCGTGCGGGGCTGGAAGTCGTAGGGGGCCGGCAGATCGAGGAGGTACTGCCGCCCCGAGCAGCTTGGCGACCGGTCATCTCGGGCAGCGCCAAACCGACCGTGGCCGTGCGGGACGACCTGCCCGACCTGATCGCCGAGCTCAACGCACAGTGGCACCGGCTGGCGGCCGACAGCGGGGTCATGGGCGAGGACGGCGTATTCCTCATCGATGTCGCCGGCCGCTGGACAGGAAGTGCCCCCAGGCGCTGGACACGGGTGCGGCTCACTGGTCAGTGGGACCTCGCCGGAGTCCTCGGTGAGCGGCCCGGACAGCCGGAGTTCGTCACCCTCTCGACGGACGGCAGCGTCCTGATCGGGGTTACCACCGAAGAGGACGAGATCTGGTTCACCCTGCTGGACCACATCGCAGAGCGGCAGGAGGCAGCCGCTCGGGCGGCAGCCCAGGAAACCCCTCAGGAACGGGAAACTGCTTGGGCAGGGCTGCTTCAAGGACCGAAGCCCTCAACGAGACTGCGCGAGAAGTGGGCGCACGGGCTGGCCCTCAACCTGGCCACACCCGATGACCTCCGCGCCCGCCTCCTGGGCCTGTCGCACTACCTCCTGTGGCGCCCCCTGCCGACGGCGGTCGTCGAGGCGGCCATGGCCCACCCGGAGTGGAAGCTGCGGCAGCTGCTGGCCGAGGCCCAGCCGAACATCACCGCTGAACAGTGGGGCCGCCTGATCCTGGGAGAACAGGAATCCCGGCACCGGTGGATCCTCACCATGCTCGCGGCGGACCGGCATGCCGAACTCAGCGGCTCCGCGTACGAGCAGCTCGCTACGGACCCTTCCGCGCGGGTCCGCGAAGAGACCGCTCGCCTTCCCGGCCTGCCCGTACGGATACTCACCGCCCTGGCCGCCGACGTCGACCCGTCCGTGCGAGCCTCGGCCTGCCGGAGGGCTTGGCCTCATCTGGACACTCCGGCCCGGCACGCGCTGCTGAACGATTCCTCCGGCAAGGTCCGCGTTGAAGCGCTGCTCCAATACCACCAGGAGCACCCGATGCCTCGGTCGGTCTTTGAGACCACGGAATTCACCGACCGCGCGCTGGGCGCATGCCGTCTGGAGCACGGCCTCGCCGAACACCTGGCCCACCACGGCAATCCGGCTCAGCGTCGCTCCCTAGCGGGCAATCCGCACCTGGAACCGGACCTAGTCAGCCTCCTTTCCCATGATCCCGACGCGAGCGTTCGGTCCGTGGTGGCCGTACGCTCCGACCTCACCGAGGAACAGCGGGCTTCCATTCCAATCGACTTCGACTCGCGCGGCCACCACTACCCGCTCGACTGGGTCATGGCACTTCACCAGGATCCCGACGCCATGCGCCGTTTGGCCGCCTCTACCCACCCCCTCGTCCGCAGGAGCGTCGCCCGGGCACAGCACCTCCCGTCGGACGTCGTCGAACGCCTTGCCGGCGACGAAGACCGTGTCGTCCAGCTCTTTCTCGCGGAATCTTGCGACGACGCGCCCGCGGACATGCTGCTCAGGGTGTGGCAGTGGTGGACCGGCAGCCTCAGCACCCCCGACCGCCCCCACGGTCATCCGAACTTCCCCCGCCGCGACCTGCTCCGTCACGCCGACGACGCGAACCCACGGATGCGCCAACTCGCCTTGGACGACCCGGAGTCGACAGCCGTTCTGGTCGAACGGTTCAGCCGGGACAGTGATGAGGAAGTTCGACACCGAGCCGCCACCGACCCTCGGCTGACACCCGAATCGGCGGTGCGCCTGCTTGACGACCCGCACGAACGCGTACGCCACGCGGCCGCCCAGCACCCCAGCCTGCCCGCACAGGTGCTGATCCGGCTGCTGCGGGACACCGACACCGCACAGACGGCAGCCCGGCACCCAGCATTGCCCACCACCGTCATGGAGCAGATGCTCCAGTGGGTCCAGCCCAGCGCCGCAGCGGGGCCATGA
- a CDS encoding DUF2199 domain-containing protein, with protein MGYSTLAPDVWEPRFENDPDSMLSSDQCVIRGQHFFIRGLIEIPVIGSEDVFSWGVWVSLSKDNFARALKVWNTEGREAEKPYFGWLSTELALYTESTTDLKTNAHTRPVGARPFIELEPTDHPLAVEQRTGITHDRVREIATAVLHPA; from the coding sequence ATGGGCTACTCGACCCTGGCTCCCGACGTCTGGGAGCCCCGCTTCGAGAATGACCCGGACAGCATGCTGTCGTCCGACCAGTGCGTGATCAGGGGCCAGCACTTCTTCATCAGGGGCCTGATCGAGATACCCGTGATCGGCAGCGAGGACGTCTTCTCATGGGGCGTATGGGTCTCCCTGAGCAAGGACAACTTCGCCCGCGCCCTCAAGGTCTGGAACACGGAGGGCCGCGAGGCCGAGAAGCCCTACTTCGGCTGGCTCAGCACCGAGCTCGCGCTCTACACCGAGAGCACGACGGACTTGAAGACCAACGCCCATACGCGACCGGTCGGCGCGCGTCCCTTCATAGAACTGGAGCCCACCGACCACCCCCTCGCCGTCGAACAGCGCACCGGAATCACGCATGACCGCGTGCGCGAGATCGCCACGGCTGTGCTGCATCCGGCGTGA
- a CDS encoding ISAs1 family transposase: MPVPEHELLVQLLAGLPDPRRRRGVRHRVGALIAVAVCAVVAGARGFTAIGEWARDAGGAALERLGLQGGGVDESTLRRLFARLDADRLDVVLGAWALARTALVAGGRVIAVDGKTVRGARGGGSSAPHLVAALAHGSGAVLGQVAVSEKSNEIPAARQLLQLLDLDGTVVTMDALHTQHDTADLVTGSGGDYVMTVKANQKSLYAQLKALPWASMPAVTRTDRGHGRRVTRTIKVVDVPAWVEFGGARQVAQLRRTVTRKGRRTVEIVYLITSADAHDAPPAILAAWVQSHWEIENRLHWVRDVTFDEDRSQIRTGNAPRIMAALCNTVITLLRLD, translated from the coding sequence ATGCCCGTCCCGGAACATGAGCTCCTGGTCCAGCTGCTCGCCGGGTTACCTGATCCGCGTCGGCGGCGCGGGGTGCGTCATCGGGTGGGCGCTCTCATCGCGGTCGCGGTGTGTGCGGTGGTAGCCGGAGCCCGGGGATTCACCGCGATCGGGGAATGGGCCCGGGACGCCGGGGGCGCCGCGTTGGAACGGCTGGGGCTGCAAGGCGGAGGCGTGGACGAATCGACGCTGCGGCGCCTGTTCGCCCGCCTCGATGCGGACCGTCTCGATGTGGTGCTGGGCGCCTGGGCCCTGGCCAGGACCGCACTCGTCGCGGGCGGCAGGGTGATTGCTGTCGATGGCAAGACCGTCCGGGGTGCGCGCGGCGGCGGTTCCTCAGCCCCGCACCTGGTCGCGGCCCTCGCGCACGGGTCCGGGGCGGTGCTGGGCCAGGTCGCGGTGAGTGAGAAGAGCAACGAGATCCCTGCCGCCCGTCAGCTGCTTCAACTCCTCGACTTGGACGGCACGGTCGTCACGATGGACGCGTTGCACACCCAGCACGACACGGCGGACCTGGTGACCGGGTCCGGTGGTGACTACGTCATGACCGTGAAGGCCAATCAGAAGTCGCTGTACGCGCAGCTCAAGGCGCTTCCCTGGGCCTCGATGCCCGCCGTCACGAGGACGGATCGAGGACATGGACGCCGCGTCACCCGCACGATCAAGGTCGTTGACGTGCCGGCATGGGTCGAGTTCGGCGGGGCCAGGCAGGTCGCCCAGCTGCGGCGCACCGTCACCCGGAAAGGCCGACGGACCGTCGAGATCGTCTACCTGATCACCAGCGCCGACGCCCATGACGCACCGCCCGCCATCCTGGCCGCATGGGTGCAGTCGCACTGGGAGATCGAGAACCGCCTGCACTGGGTCCGCGACGTCACCTTCGACGAAGACCGCTCCCAGATCCGAACCGGCAACGCACCCCGCATCATGGCCGCCCTGTGCAACACCGTGATCACCCTGCTCCGCCTGGACTGA
- a CDS encoding DUF6368 family protein translates to MSGPVLMIALAEASSRAAILRVREFLLRSSVRCEETRLGEYDVHINAESLGVTDTWDEDGRRPVLVSLMRPGVGDEALFEAEHADEVDQEPLIGFVPTHAVDIVAFCNSPVDHVVTALLTAAVMDLIGGIANVELREDQVPVVAGLPGIVTTVIDPWLAAYGSADFLRAWVQQPGFRLLK, encoded by the coding sequence ATGAGCGGACCCGTGTTGATGATCGCATTGGCTGAGGCCTCCTCGCGCGCGGCAATCCTGCGGGTCCGCGAGTTCCTGCTCCGCTCGTCGGTGCGTTGCGAGGAGACGCGGCTCGGCGAGTACGACGTGCACATCAACGCGGAGAGCCTCGGTGTCACGGACACCTGGGACGAAGACGGACGACGCCCCGTCCTGGTCTCCCTCATGAGGCCCGGCGTCGGCGACGAGGCTCTCTTCGAGGCCGAGCATGCCGACGAGGTCGATCAGGAACCCCTTATCGGCTTCGTCCCGACCCACGCTGTCGACATCGTCGCGTTCTGCAACAGCCCGGTCGACCACGTCGTGACGGCTCTGCTGACCGCCGCCGTCATGGACTTGATCGGCGGCATCGCCAACGTCGAACTACGGGAGGACCAGGTACCCGTCGTGGCCGGCCTTCCGGGCATCGTCACGACGGTGATCGATCCGTGGCTTGCCGCGTACGGCTCAGCCGATTTCCTCAGGGCTTGGGTACAGCAGCCTGGCTTCCGACTCCTGAAGTAG
- a CDS encoding DUF2637 domain-containing protein, with the protein MALSYDALRQIAIAVHIRAHLAYLFPLVIDGFIAYGVRALLVLRDAPWPARAYAWTLFGTATAASLWANALHAVRLNQPGVHTLTLGDHTVAVLSAIAPLALAGATHMHILIGRQSSNRPVAAGTPTMIPADPTMIPAEEHTTPPEDEPSGQSAARLGTAAGTEDGTPPELAGITGQDDERPVQKLNSPSGEHAHTGRGGRKAEASIQQLADIIRRAYPDSGQATRAMARAAIEAQGISAGNERIAEALKSLQPGEQARPHPGND; encoded by the coding sequence GTGGCCCTGTCGTACGACGCCCTGCGGCAGATTGCCATCGCCGTCCATATCCGTGCGCACCTGGCCTACCTCTTCCCCCTGGTCATCGACGGGTTCATCGCGTACGGCGTCCGCGCGCTCCTCGTCCTGCGCGACGCACCCTGGCCCGCCCGCGCCTACGCCTGGACCCTCTTCGGCACAGCCACCGCGGCCAGCCTGTGGGCCAACGCCCTGCACGCCGTCCGCCTCAACCAACCCGGCGTCCACACCCTGACCCTCGGCGACCACACCGTGGCCGTACTGTCCGCGATAGCCCCGCTGGCCCTGGCCGGAGCCACCCACATGCACATCCTCATCGGCCGCCAGAGCAGCAACCGTCCCGTGGCCGCCGGAACTCCCACCATGATTCCGGCGGACCCGACCATGATTCCGGCCGAAGAGCACACCACGCCTCCGGAGGACGAGCCGTCGGGGCAGTCCGCAGCCCGGCTCGGCACTGCGGCCGGAACAGAAGACGGGACCCCGCCCGAACTGGCGGGCATCACCGGCCAGGACGACGAACGCCCTGTTCAGAAACTGAACAGCCCTTCCGGCGAACACGCACATACCGGCCGTGGCGGACGCAAGGCCGAGGCGTCGATTCAGCAGCTCGCCGACATCATCCGCCGGGCGTACCCGGATTCCGGCCAGGCCACCCGCGCCATGGCCCGCGCGGCCATCGAAGCCCAAGGAATCTCCGCAGGAAACGAACGCATAGCCGAAGCCCTCAAATCCCTCCAGCCCGGCGAGCAAGCCCGACCCCACCCCGGCAACGACTGA